Proteins encoded in a region of the Shewanella polaris genome:
- a CDS encoding polyamine ABC transporter substrate-binding protein codes for MKLLNKLSTLALITASVLSSAAIQAEEVVKMYNWSDYIAEDTLANFEKETGIHVIYDVFDSNEVLEAKLLSGHSGYDIVVPSNHFLAKQIKAGAFQKLDRAKLTNYANLKPDLMKQLQKADPDNQYAIPYLWGTNGIGYNIDKVKAVLGEDAPFDSLELIFNPKYAEKIGTCGFAMLDSADDMLPQALIYLGLDPNSKNAADYEKAAEVLEKVRPYITYFHSSRYISDLANGDICVAFGFSGDVFQAAARADEAGNGNKIGYSIPKEGANLWFDMLAIPKDATNVDNALKLMNYLLRPEVIAPISNYVAYANPNIPAQALVDEAIRNDPAIYPPQSVIDKLYIGDIRPLKIQRVATRAWTKVKSGQ; via the coding sequence ATGAAGCTACTAAACAAACTATCCACATTGGCCCTCATTACAGCGAGTGTGTTGTCAAGCGCTGCTATTCAGGCCGAGGAAGTGGTCAAAATGTACAATTGGTCGGATTATATTGCCGAAGATACTCTCGCCAACTTTGAAAAAGAAACCGGTATTCATGTTATTTATGACGTGTTTGATAGTAATGAAGTGCTCGAAGCTAAATTACTTTCTGGCCACAGCGGCTATGACATTGTGGTGCCGTCAAATCATTTTTTAGCTAAGCAAATTAAAGCCGGTGCTTTTCAAAAGTTAGATCGCGCTAAGTTGACTAATTATGCCAACTTAAAGCCAGATTTAATGAAGCAGTTACAAAAAGCTGACCCTGATAATCAATATGCTATCCCTTATTTATGGGGCACAAACGGCATTGGATACAACATCGACAAAGTTAAAGCGGTATTAGGCGAAGATGCACCTTTTGATTCTTTAGAGCTTATTTTTAATCCTAAATACGCTGAAAAGATTGGAACATGTGGTTTCGCAATGCTTGATTCTGCAGATGATATGTTACCTCAAGCACTGATTTATTTAGGCCTAGACCCTAACAGTAAAAATGCTGCTGATTATGAAAAAGCCGCTGAAGTATTGGAGAAAGTACGTCCGTATATTACTTACTTCCATTCATCACGTTATATTTCTGACTTAGCAAACGGTGACATCTGTGTCGCGTTTGGTTTCTCTGGTGACGTTTTCCAGGCTGCCGCTCGTGCTGATGAAGCCGGTAATGGCAATAAAATTGGCTATTCTATTCCAAAAGAGGGCGCCAACTTATGGTTTGATATGTTAGCGATTCCAAAAGATGCCACTAACGTTGATAACGCCCTTAAACTGATGAATTATTTACTTCGCCCTGAAGTGATTGCTCCTATCAGTAACTATGTTGCTTACGCGAACCCTAACATACCTGCGCAAGCGTTAGTCGATGAAGCCATTCGTAACGATCCAGCCATTTACCCACCACAGTCGGTAATTGATAAGTTGTACATTGGTGATATTCGTCCATTAAAAATTCAACGTGTTGCGACACGTGCTTGGACCAAAGTGAAGTCAGGCCAATAA
- a CDS encoding glutamine synthetase family protein, giving the protein MDKLIAFLKDKKITEVECVISDMTGIARGKIAPVDKFVSEKGMRLPESVLLQTVTGDFINEEIYYQLLDDADIDFVCVPDENAVFMLPWTVEATAQVIHDCYDRMGNPIELSSRNVLKKVLKLYEDKGWEPVIAPEMEFYLTKRSDDHDLPLKPPIGRSGRPEAGRQSFSIDAANEYDPLFEDMYEWCEVQGLDIDTLIHEDGPAQMEINFSHGNALSLADQVFIFKRTLREAALKHDVCATFMAKPVTDEPGSAMHIHQSVLDIKTGKNIFTKEDGTQSKLFLSYIAGLQHYIPELLPLMAPSANSFRRFLPGTSAPVNLEWGVENRTCGLRIPESSPQNRRIENRIPGADANCYLAIAASLLCGYIGMVEDLKPSTPVTGKSNESRSNNENCLPLTLEEALAAMQTSEACIEYLGQSFTTGFVAVKQAELENFRRVVSSWEREFLLLTV; this is encoded by the coding sequence ATGGATAAGTTAATTGCTTTTTTAAAAGACAAAAAAATTACCGAAGTTGAATGTGTCATAAGTGATATGACTGGGATTGCGCGTGGCAAAATAGCTCCAGTGGATAAGTTTGTTTCTGAAAAGGGCATGCGTTTACCAGAAAGCGTGTTATTGCAAACCGTTACCGGTGATTTCATCAATGAAGAGATTTATTATCAACTTCTTGATGATGCCGATATCGATTTTGTGTGTGTGCCAGATGAAAATGCCGTTTTCATGTTGCCATGGACTGTTGAAGCTACCGCTCAGGTGATCCACGATTGTTATGATCGTATGGGTAACCCAATTGAATTGTCATCTCGTAACGTGTTGAAGAAAGTACTTAAACTTTATGAAGATAAAGGTTGGGAACCGGTTATTGCGCCAGAAATGGAGTTTTACTTAACCAAACGTTCAGATGATCATGATTTACCGCTTAAACCACCTATTGGTCGCTCTGGTCGCCCAGAAGCAGGACGTCAGTCTTTCTCTATTGACGCTGCTAACGAATACGATCCGTTGTTTGAAGATATGTATGAATGGTGTGAAGTCCAAGGGCTAGATATTGATACTTTGATCCATGAAGATGGTCCTGCGCAAATGGAGATTAACTTCAGTCACGGTAATGCATTGTCATTAGCCGATCAGGTATTTATTTTTAAGCGTACCTTAAGAGAAGCAGCATTAAAGCATGATGTGTGTGCCACCTTTATGGCTAAGCCAGTTACCGACGAGCCTGGTAGCGCAATGCACATTCACCAAAGTGTGCTTGATATTAAAACTGGCAAAAACATTTTCACTAAAGAAGATGGTACTCAAAGTAAATTATTCCTCAGCTATATTGCTGGTTTACAACATTATATTCCTGAGTTATTGCCGTTAATGGCACCCAGTGCTAACTCGTTCCGCCGCTTCTTGCCTGGTACATCTGCACCCGTAAACCTTGAATGGGGTGTTGAAAACCGTACCTGTGGTTTGCGTATCCCTGAGTCATCACCACAAAATCGCCGTATTGAAAACCGTATTCCAGGTGCTGACGCTAACTGCTATCTCGCCATTGCGGCCAGTTTATTGTGTGGTTATATCGGAATGGTTGAGGACTTAAAACCTTCAACACCCGTAACGGGTAAGTCGAACGAAAGCCGTTCTAATAATGAAAACTGCTTACCGTTAACCTTAGAAGAAGCGTTAGCTGCAATGCAAACAAGTGAAGCTTGTATTGAGTATTTAGGCCAGTCGTTTACCACAGGTTTTGTGGCAGTAAAACAAGCTGAGCTTGAAAACTTCCGTCGTGTAGTTAGTTCGTGGGAACGTGAGTTCTTATTATTGACAGTGTAA
- the gabD gene encoding NADP-dependent succinate-semialdehyde dehydrogenase: MILHDPSLLHEQCYIDGLWLSANSGETVAISNPATLELIGHVPVMGEAETDAAITAANNALPAWRALTAKERSQKLRRWFELMHENAEDLALMMTTEQGKPLAESRGEVTYAASFIEWFAEEAKRIYGETIPGHQADKRLTVIKQPVGVTAAITPWNFPAAMITRKAGPALAAGCTMVVKPAPQTPFTALALAELAHRAGIPAGVFSVITGDAIAIGNTLCASPIVRKLSFTGSTAVGIKLMEQCAPTLKKLSLELGGNAPFIVFNDADIDAAVDGAMIAKYRNAGQTCVCANRIYVQSGVYEQFTQKFAAAVAKLSVGNGVDDGVTTGPLINADAVAKVQRHLADAVAKGASIVTGGNIHSLGGFFFEPTILRDVDKSMLVAREETFGPLAPLFKFDSVDDVIKQANDTEFGLAAYFYGRDISLVYKVAEALEYGMVGVNTGLISTEVAPFGGIKSSGLGREGSKFGIDEYLEMKYICMSV, translated from the coding sequence GTGATTTTACATGATCCAAGCTTATTGCATGAACAATGTTATATCGATGGCCTGTGGTTGAGTGCAAACAGCGGTGAAACCGTTGCCATATCTAATCCTGCCACCCTAGAACTCATTGGGCATGTGCCTGTTATGGGTGAAGCAGAAACCGACGCTGCCATCACAGCCGCTAATAATGCTTTACCAGCATGGCGAGCACTTACCGCAAAAGAACGTAGCCAGAAATTGCGCCGTTGGTTTGAGTTAATGCATGAAAATGCTGAAGACCTAGCGTTGATGATGACCACAGAACAAGGTAAACCGTTAGCGGAATCAAGGGGTGAAGTCACTTATGCCGCTTCGTTTATCGAGTGGTTTGCTGAAGAAGCGAAACGTATTTATGGTGAAACGATTCCGGGACATCAAGCCGATAAAAGACTGACAGTGATTAAACAACCTGTTGGCGTAACCGCGGCGATAACACCGTGGAATTTCCCGGCAGCAATGATCACCCGTAAAGCAGGTCCTGCACTTGCCGCAGGCTGTACTATGGTGGTTAAACCTGCGCCGCAAACTCCGTTTACCGCATTAGCACTCGCTGAGCTTGCACATCGTGCGGGCATTCCTGCTGGGGTATTTAGTGTGATTACCGGGGACGCGATAGCGATTGGTAATACCCTATGCGCAAGCCCTATTGTGCGTAAGTTATCATTTACCGGATCAACTGCGGTAGGGATTAAGTTGATGGAGCAATGTGCTCCAACACTCAAAAAACTGTCACTTGAGCTAGGTGGTAATGCGCCGTTTATTGTCTTTAATGATGCAGATATTGATGCCGCAGTTGATGGCGCTATGATTGCTAAATATCGAAATGCCGGCCAAACCTGTGTATGCGCCAACCGTATTTATGTGCAATCTGGCGTGTATGAGCAGTTCACGCAAAAGTTCGCAGCTGCGGTTGCTAAACTCAGTGTAGGTAATGGTGTTGATGATGGTGTTACTACTGGGCCATTAATTAATGCCGACGCAGTGGCTAAAGTACAACGTCATTTAGCTGATGCTGTTGCTAAAGGTGCAAGTATCGTCACTGGCGGTAATATTCATAGCTTAGGTGGCTTTTTCTTCGAACCGACTATTTTACGTGACGTTGATAAGTCGATGTTGGTGGCAAGAGAAGAGACATTTGGCCCATTAGCACCATTGTTTAAATTCGACTCGGTAGATGACGTTATCAAACAAGCTAACGATACTGAATTTGGCTTAGCTGCTTACTTTTATGGTCGTGATATTTCACTGGTCTATAAAGTGGCTGAAGCGCTCGAGTACGGAATGGTGGGTGTTAACACTGGATTAATCTCGACTGAAGTGGCTCCTTTTGGTGGCATTAAATCGTCTGGGTTAGGCCGCGAAGGTTCTAAGTTTGGTATCGACGAATACCTAGAAATGAAATATATCTGCATGTCAGTTTAA
- a CDS encoding NAD(P)/FAD-dependent oxidoreductase codes for MSATPHASSYYAASANDKVERPRLESSIETDVCIIGAGYTGLSSALHLLESGMKVVILEAARIGWGASGRNGGQIVNSFSRDIDSIEKVVGKEQGKLFGQMAFEGGQIIRDRIAKYNIDCDLKDGGVFAALNAKQMGHLASQKKLWEAHGHNNHLEMLDQDGIRNVVNTDLYVGGLLDKSGGHIHPLNLALGEARAVESLGGLIFEDSAVIKVDDGASPVVHTAQGQVKCKFVVVAGNAYLGKLLPELQAKSMPCGTQVITTEPLSDEIAASLLPQDYCIEDCNYLLDYYRLSGDKRLIFGGGVVYGARDPANVEALIMPKLLKTFPQLKGIKVDYAWTGNFLMTLSRLPQVGRIGHNIYYSQGCSGHGVTYTHLAGKLIAEMLNGQATRFDAFAALPHYPFPGGHAMRVPFSAIGAWYYTLRDKFGI; via the coding sequence ATGTCCGCCACACCTCACGCTAGTTCATATTATGCTGCGTCGGCCAATGATAAAGTCGAACGCCCTCGCTTAGAATCTTCAATAGAAACCGATGTTTGTATCATTGGTGCGGGATATACCGGGCTATCATCAGCGCTGCATTTATTAGAGAGCGGCATGAAAGTGGTTATCTTAGAAGCGGCCCGAATTGGTTGGGGCGCATCGGGTCGTAACGGCGGGCAAATTGTTAACTCATTCAGTCGTGATATCGACAGTATTGAAAAGGTCGTTGGCAAAGAGCAAGGCAAGTTATTTGGGCAAATGGCCTTTGAAGGTGGGCAGATAATTCGTGATCGTATTGCCAAATATAATATCGATTGTGATTTAAAAGATGGTGGTGTTTTTGCAGCACTTAATGCCAAACAAATGGGCCATCTAGCGTCGCAGAAAAAGTTATGGGAAGCCCATGGTCATAACAATCACTTAGAAATGCTTGATCAAGATGGCATACGTAATGTGGTTAATACCGACCTATATGTTGGCGGTTTACTTGATAAAAGCGGCGGCCATATTCATCCCCTAAACCTTGCATTAGGTGAAGCCCGTGCAGTGGAATCGTTAGGTGGTCTGATATTTGAAGATTCAGCGGTGATTAAAGTGGATGATGGTGCATCACCAGTAGTTCACACAGCGCAAGGGCAAGTTAAATGTAAATTTGTGGTGGTGGCTGGTAATGCTTATTTGGGTAAGTTATTGCCTGAGTTACAAGCTAAATCAATGCCTTGTGGTACGCAAGTTATCACAACAGAACCACTGTCAGATGAAATTGCTGCGAGTTTATTGCCGCAAGACTATTGCATTGAAGATTGTAATTATCTGCTGGATTACTACCGTCTATCTGGCGATAAACGCCTTATTTTTGGTGGCGGGGTAGTTTATGGTGCGCGTGATCCGGCCAACGTTGAAGCCTTGATTATGCCTAAGTTATTAAAGACATTCCCACAGTTAAAAGGGATTAAAGTTGATTATGCTTGGACAGGTAACTTTTTAATGACCTTGTCGCGTCTGCCACAAGTGGGCCGTATTGGACACAATATTTATTATTCGCAAGGCTGCAGTGGGCACGGAGTTACCTATACTCATTTAGCAGGCAAATTAATTGCCGAAATGCTCAATGGTCAAGCCACACGTTTTGATGCCTTTGCTGCATTACCACATTATCCATTCCCTGGTGGTCACGCAATGCGTGTACCGTTTAGTGCCATTGGTGCTTGGTATTATACCTTGCGTGATAAGTTCGGGATTTAA
- the gabT gene encoding 4-aminobutyrate--2-oxoglutarate transaminase yields MTKTNDGLMARRQAAVAQGVGQIHPIFTERAENATVWDVEGREYIDFAGGIAVLNTGHLHPKVKAAVAAQLDAFSHTCFMVLGYESYIEVCEKLNYLVPGDFAKKTALFTSGSEAVENAVKVARAYTKRAGVIAFTAGYHGRTIAALALTGKVAPYSKGMGLMSANVFRAEFPCEMHGVSEDDAMASIERIFKNDAEPADIAAIILEPVQGEGGFYAVTPSFMKRLRELCDNHGIVLIADEVQSGAGRTGTFFAMEQMGVSADITTFAKSIAGGFPLSGITGKAEIMDAVTAGGLGGTYGGSPIACAAALAVIEVFEEEQLLARANDVGNRLKSALTNMQAKYSQIADVRGLGAMIAIELMEDGEPAPQYSGKILAEARNRGLILLSCGTYGNVIRVLVPLTAPDEQIDAGLAIMDATFQTVFK; encoded by the coding sequence ATGACTAAAACAAATGATGGATTAATGGCGCGTCGCCAAGCGGCAGTGGCTCAAGGTGTAGGACAAATTCACCCTATTTTTACTGAACGTGCTGAAAATGCCACAGTATGGGATGTTGAAGGCCGTGAATATATAGATTTTGCGGGTGGTATTGCGGTTCTCAATACGGGTCATTTGCACCCTAAAGTCAAAGCGGCTGTTGCTGCGCAGTTAGATGCATTTTCACATACTTGTTTTATGGTATTGGGTTATGAAAGTTACATCGAAGTGTGCGAAAAACTTAACTATTTGGTACCGGGTGATTTTGCTAAAAAAACGGCTTTATTTACCAGTGGCTCTGAAGCCGTAGAAAACGCGGTAAAAGTGGCCCGTGCTTACACTAAACGTGCAGGCGTTATTGCATTTACTGCAGGCTATCATGGCAGAACGATTGCTGCGCTAGCGTTAACGGGTAAAGTTGCGCCTTACAGTAAAGGCATGGGCTTAATGTCTGCCAATGTTTTTCGAGCTGAATTTCCCTGTGAAATGCATGGTGTATCTGAAGATGACGCCATGGCGTCGATTGAACGTATCTTTAAAAATGATGCTGAGCCTGCTGACATTGCCGCTATTATTTTAGAACCAGTGCAAGGTGAGGGTGGTTTTTACGCTGTGACACCATCATTTATGAAGCGCTTACGTGAGTTATGTGACAATCACGGCATAGTATTAATTGCCGATGAAGTGCAAAGCGGTGCAGGCCGCACAGGAACCTTTTTTGCCATGGAGCAAATGGGGGTTTCGGCAGATATTACCACTTTTGCTAAGTCTATTGCTGGTGGTTTTCCGCTGTCAGGTATTACGGGTAAAGCGGAAATTATGGATGCAGTAACCGCAGGAGGCTTAGGCGGCACTTATGGTGGTAGTCCTATTGCCTGTGCTGCGGCATTAGCAGTGATTGAAGTGTTTGAAGAAGAGCAATTATTGGCTAGAGCTAATGATGTAGGTAATCGGCTTAAGTCGGCATTAACCAATATGCAGGCTAAGTATTCACAAATTGCTGATGTTCGTGGCTTAGGTGCGATGATTGCCATTGAATTGATGGAAGATGGTGAACCTGCTCCACAATACAGCGGTAAAATTTTAGCCGAAGCTCGTAACCGTGGTCTCATTTTATTGTCTTGTGGCACATACGGTAACGTCATTCGCGTGTTGGTACCTTTAACGGCACCAGATGAACAAATTGATGCTGGTCTTGCGATAATGGATGCTACATTTCAAACGGTGTTTAAATAG
- a CDS encoding ABC transporter permease subunit: MKNPLKIIKGRYLTMGVPYLWLLMFFALPFAIVLKLSFSTAAIAIPPYEATFSYIDELLNISLNMGNYLLLLQDSMYYMAYLSSLKMALISTIGCLILGFPMAYAIARAPARLQTVFLLLVMLPSWTSFLIRIYAWMGILSNNGLINNTLMWLGLTSEPIQMLNTNFAVYIGIIYAYLPFMILPLYATLVKLDLSLIEAASDLGSSSFNTFWKITLPLSMGGVIAGSMLVFIPAVGEFVIPELLGGPDTLMIGKVLWQEFFNNRDWPVASSLAIVMLALLIIPITLFHRYQSRGMENDV; this comes from the coding sequence ATGAAGAATCCACTGAAAATAATTAAAGGTCGATATCTCACCATGGGGGTGCCATACCTGTGGTTGTTGATGTTCTTCGCCTTACCGTTTGCCATTGTATTAAAGCTGAGCTTTTCTACTGCGGCCATTGCTATTCCACCTTACGAAGCCACATTTAGCTATATTGATGAATTGCTCAACATTTCACTGAATATGGGTAACTATTTACTGTTACTGCAAGATTCAATGTATTACATGGCATATTTATCATCATTAAAAATGGCGTTAATATCCACAATCGGTTGCTTAATTCTTGGTTTTCCAATGGCATATGCTATTGCTAGAGCGCCAGCACGTTTACAAACGGTATTCCTATTATTGGTGATGCTGCCATCATGGACGTCATTTTTAATTCGTATCTATGCGTGGATGGGCATTTTAAGTAATAACGGTCTAATTAATAACACCTTAATGTGGTTAGGGCTGACGTCTGAACCCATTCAAATGCTCAATACTAATTTTGCCGTATATATTGGGATTATCTACGCTTATTTGCCCTTTATGATCCTGCCGCTATACGCCACCTTAGTTAAATTGGATTTAAGCCTGATTGAGGCTGCATCTGATTTAGGTTCAAGCAGTTTCAATACGTTTTGGAAAATCACCTTACCCTTATCAATGGGCGGCGTGATTGCGGGTTCAATGTTGGTCTTTATTCCTGCTGTTGGTGAGTTTGTTATTCCTGAATTATTGGGCGGACCAGATACATTAATGATCGGTAAAGTGTTATGGCAAGAATTCTTTAATAACCGTGATTGGCCTGTGGCTTCATCATTAGCGATTGTTATGTTGGCATTATTGATTATCCCTATTACGTTATTCCACCGTTATCAATCACGTGGTATGGAGAACGATGTATGA
- the potA gene encoding polyamine ABC transporter ATP-binding protein: protein MVNTSGVTNKPTTKTQDKVLLKIDRVSKLFDDVRAVDDVSLTINSGEIFALLGGSGSGKSTLLRILAGFEKPTEGRIFLDGVDITDMPPYERPINMMFQSYALFPHMTVEQNIAFGLKQDKMPKADIAARVKEMLKLVHMEKYGKRKPQQLSGGQRQRVALARSLAKRPKLLLLDEPMGALDKKLRTQMQLEVVDILEAVGVTCVMVTHDQEEAMTMAGRISIMHEGWIAQTGSPMDIYESPASRLVAEFIGTVNLFEGEITEDEVDHAIIKSPTLSQPFYIGHGISTSLENKNVFLALRPEKTIITRQKPEGDYNWAHGVVHDIAYLGGLSVYYIKLKNNQIVQCSMINRERRADHPTWEDEVYISWEDSSGVVLHS, encoded by the coding sequence ATGGTAAACACCTCGGGCGTCACCAATAAACCAACCACAAAGACGCAAGACAAAGTACTGCTTAAGATAGATCGTGTAAGCAAACTTTTCGATGATGTGCGTGCGGTAGACGATGTATCGTTAACCATCAACAGTGGAGAAATATTTGCGCTATTGGGTGGTTCGGGTTCTGGTAAATCAACGTTACTACGCATATTAGCGGGGTTTGAAAAGCCAACCGAAGGACGTATTTTTCTTGATGGTGTCGACATTACTGATATGCCACCGTACGAACGTCCTATTAATATGATGTTTCAATCCTATGCTTTATTCCCACACATGACCGTTGAGCAAAATATTGCTTTCGGACTCAAGCAAGACAAAATGCCTAAGGCTGATATTGCTGCACGCGTAAAAGAAATGCTTAAACTAGTGCACATGGAAAAATACGGCAAACGTAAACCACAACAATTGTCTGGTGGACAACGTCAGCGTGTCGCATTAGCTCGCTCGTTAGCTAAACGACCTAAGCTGTTATTACTCGATGAGCCAATGGGTGCATTAGATAAAAAGCTGCGTACCCAAATGCAGTTAGAAGTAGTCGATATTTTAGAGGCCGTAGGTGTAACGTGTGTGATGGTAACTCATGACCAAGAAGAAGCCATGACCATGGCCGGCCGCATTTCTATTATGCACGAAGGTTGGATTGCTCAAACCGGTAGCCCTATGGATATTTACGAGTCACCAGCCAGCCGCTTGGTGGCAGAATTTATTGGTACGGTTAATTTGTTCGAAGGCGAGATTACTGAAGATGAAGTTGACCACGCCATTATTAAGTCTCCGACCTTATCGCAACCGTTTTATATCGGTCACGGTATTTCAACCAGCCTAGAAAACAAAAATGTATTTTTGGCTTTACGCCCAGAGAAAACCATTATTACTCGCCAGAAGCCAGAAGGTGATTACAACTGGGCCCATGGTGTAGTGCATGATATTGCTTATCTTGGTGGCTTGTCTGTGTATTACATTAAGTTAAAAAACAACCAAATTGTACAATGCTCAATGATTAACCGTGAACGCCGCGCCGACCATCCAACATGGGAAGATGAGGTGTATATCAGTTGGGAAGACAGCAGCGGGGTTGTATTACACTCATGA
- a CDS encoding ABC transporter permease subunit → MKKLSFSKVMLWFGLLFLYVPMFILIIYSFNESKLVTVWGGFSPKWYGELLQDDQILGAVWTSLRIAFYSASMAVIIGTMAAFVMTRFRRSWAKLTLSNMITAPLVMPEVITGLSLLLLFVEMSEIFGWPAERGMLTVWIAHSTFCAAYVAVVVSSRLRELDLSIEEAAMDLGATRLKTFFLITVPMISPALIAGWFLSFSLSLDDLVIASFASGPGATTLPMVVFSSVRLGVSPKINALATIIILSVSLLAFLSWYLARRSERKAKEAME, encoded by the coding sequence ATGAAGAAGCTAAGTTTCTCTAAAGTGATGTTGTGGTTTGGTTTACTGTTTTTGTATGTGCCGATGTTTATTTTGATCATCTATTCGTTTAACGAATCTAAATTAGTCACAGTCTGGGGCGGGTTTTCGCCAAAATGGTACGGTGAACTATTACAAGACGATCAAATATTAGGTGCGGTATGGACCAGTTTACGTATTGCATTCTACAGTGCTTCAATGGCAGTGATTATCGGCACAATGGCTGCGTTTGTGATGACGCGTTTTCGCCGCTCTTGGGCCAAGCTAACCTTGTCTAACATGATCACCGCACCTTTGGTTATGCCTGAGGTTATCACCGGTTTGTCATTGTTATTGTTATTTGTCGAAATGTCAGAGATCTTTGGCTGGCCAGCAGAACGCGGCATGTTAACGGTGTGGATTGCACACTCAACTTTCTGTGCTGCTTATGTAGCGGTGGTGGTGTCGTCAAGGTTACGTGAATTGGACTTATCAATTGAAGAAGCGGCTATGGACTTGGGTGCAACGCGACTAAAAACATTCTTCTTAATCACTGTACCGATGATTTCTCCAGCGTTAATTGCTGGTTGGTTTTTGTCATTTAGTTTGTCTTTAGATGATTTAGTTATTGCCAGCTTTGCTTCCGGACCTGGCGCAACAACCTTGCCTATGGTGGTGTTCTCGTCGGTTCGTTTAGGGGTATCACCTAAAATTAATGCGCTGGCGACTATTATTATCTTAAGTGTGTCTTTGCTGGCGTTCTTGTCATGGTATTTGGCGCGTCGTTCAGAACGAAAAGCCAAAGAGGCAATGGAGTAA
- a CDS encoding aspartate aminotransferase family protein, translated as MTNPLPTDAMDQQQHLERLQAADKQHFIHPFTDSKGLAEKGTRVIERADGVYLWDIMGHKLLDAMAGLWCVNVGYGRQSIVDAASKQMQKLPFYNSFFQCSHPPAIELAQKIASLAPAHMNNVFFTGSGSESNDTNLRMVRRYWDLKGKPSKKTIISRDNAYHGSTVAGASLGGMSGMHEQGDLPIPGVVHIAQPYWYAEGNGLSPEEFGLKTAQALEAKIIELGEDNVAAFIAEPFQGAGGVIIPPSTYWPEIKRILAKYDILFILDEVISGFGRTGKWFAAEYFDLQPDLITIAKGMTSGYVPMGGVIVSDKVADVIKQDGGEFTHGFTYSGHPVAAAAALENIRIIEQENLVERVANDTSPYLQSRLQELAQHPLVGEVRGIGLVAAIELVKDKSSHQRFDAKVGVGTYCRDACIAHGLVMRSVGDTMIISPPLIISHSEIDELVTKATQALDDTYQYVKGLE; from the coding sequence ATGACAAACCCATTACCGACGGATGCAATGGATCAACAACAGCATCTTGAGCGTCTGCAAGCCGCAGACAAGCAGCATTTTATCCACCCATTTACCGACTCAAAGGGATTAGCCGAAAAAGGTACTCGGGTGATAGAGCGTGCTGATGGCGTGTATTTGTGGGACATCATGGGCCATAAGTTGCTAGATGCAATGGCGGGTTTGTGGTGTGTAAACGTCGGTTATGGTCGTCAGTCAATTGTTGATGCCGCCAGTAAACAAATGCAGAAACTGCCTTTTTATAATAGTTTCTTCCAATGTTCACATCCACCCGCTATTGAATTGGCGCAAAAAATTGCTTCGTTAGCACCAGCACACATGAACAATGTGTTTTTTACTGGGTCTGGTTCTGAATCAAATGACACCAATTTACGTATGGTGCGACGTTACTGGGATTTAAAAGGCAAACCAAGCAAGAAAACCATCATTAGCCGCGACAATGCTTATCATGGTTCTACCGTTGCAGGTGCGAGTTTAGGCGGAATGTCTGGCATGCATGAACAAGGTGATTTACCTATACCTGGGGTGGTGCATATTGCGCAACCTTATTGGTATGCCGAGGGTAACGGTTTATCTCCAGAAGAATTTGGATTAAAAACGGCGCAGGCACTTGAAGCCAAAATTATTGAGTTAGGTGAAGATAATGTCGCTGCGTTTATTGCAGAGCCGTTTCAAGGGGCGGGTGGGGTGATTATTCCTCCATCGACTTACTGGCCTGAAATTAAACGTATTTTAGCTAAGTACGATATTTTATTCATTCTTGACGAAGTGATCAGCGGCTTTGGTCGTACCGGGAAATGGTTTGCGGCAGAATATTTTGATTTACAGCCTGATTTGATCACTATCGCTAAAGGCATGACCTCTGGTTACGTGCCAATGGGTGGGGTAATTGTGTCAGACAAAGTGGCAGATGTGATTAAACAAGATGGTGGTGAGTTTACCCATGGTTTTACTTATTCAGGTCATCCCGTTGCCGCTGCTGCAGCGTTAGAAAATATTCGTATTATTGAGCAGGAAAACTTAGTTGAACGTGTGGCTAATGATACCTCACCGTATTTACAGTCGCGCTTACAAGAGTTGGCTCAACATCCATTAGTGGGTGAAGTGCGTGGCATTGGTTTAGTGGCCGCCATTGAGTTAGTCAAAGATAAATCTTCTCATCAACGCTTTGACGCCAAAGTTGGTGTGGGAACCTATTGTCGTGATGCGTGTATTGCTCATGGTTTAGTGATGCGTTCAGTTGGCGACACTATGATTATTTCGCCGCCGTTAATCATCAGTCACAGTGAGATAGATGAGTTAGTCACCAAAGCAACACAAGCATTAGATGATACTTATCAATACGTAAAAGGATTGGAATAA